The window AAAATATCCAAGATTATGAAGTTTTATTTCATTTAGCCTAAAACCATGTGAAAGTGAAACAAAGTCAAATACTTGGAAACCCTCATAAACTCTAATATTTCTAAATTCAAAATCCTTCCCCAAAATAAAATACGGAGATTTGTTAATTTTTGCCTCACTTGATATAACCTCTTTTGCTTCTTCGTCTTTTACACCAATTACAACAGGGCGGTTTTCTTTTATAATCTTTGATTTTTCAAAAGCAATTTCTTTAATTGTGTTTCCAAGATATTTTTGGTGATCAAAACTTACATCAGTAATAATGCTTACAAGAGGTGATTTTATAACATTTGTAGCATCAAGCCGACCTCCAAGGCCAACCTCAATAACACCATAGTCGATATTCTTTTTAAGAAAATACAAAAATGCCATAATGGTAAAAGTTTCAAAAGTAGAAGGAAGTTTTTCCTTATCAAGATTTTTCAATACTTTCCAAAGAGTCTCCCAGATTAAAACAAACTCTTTAGGAGAAATGAGTTCACCATTAATACTAATCCTTTCGAGGGTTGAAAATAGTGACGGGGAGATATACATTCCAACTTTATAACCATGTCTTTTCAATATCGAAGTAATAAAATTCGTTGTAGAGCCCTTGCCTTTTGTTCCAGTTACATGAAAATAGGTGACTTTATCCTCTGGATTACCAAGCGCGTCAAGGACCCCTTTTATATTTTCCAATCCATACTTGGCAGGTTGATTTAACCTACCTCCTAATTTAAAAATTTCGTCTAAACTATCTTTAAGTCTCACTTGCCCCCTAAGTCTTCTATATGGTTTAGTAAAACCAATTTAGTCTTTTCAAGTTCCAAGGCAAGTCTTTTATCTTTTTCTATAACATCTTTTGATGCTTTTTCAAGATAGCTAGGATTAAGTAATCGTGAATTTATAGCCTTTAGCTCCTTATCTACACCTTCAAGCTTTTTAATAAACTTCTCTTTTTCCTTTTCTAAATCAAATTCAAACGGTAGTTCAACGAATATTGTTGTTCCTAAGATAACGCTTCTTAATGCTCTTTCTGGTTTCTCTTCCACAAAAGTCATATTTTTAACTTTTGCAATTTTCATAATTTTATCTTTTTCTTGTTCAATAAGAGTTTTCTCATCCTCCGAAAGTGAGGAGTAGCTTACATTAAGTTCAGTTACAAGTGGTAAGCCAAGCTCTGCTTTTATACTTCTAATACCCTTTATAACTTGGAAAATAAAATCAGCCTTTCGCTCAATTTCATCGTTAATGTAAGAATCTTCAACTTGTGAAAACGGAGCTTTTATAAGTGGCTTATCAACATTTGGAATATAAGAATAAATTTCTTCTGTTACAAAGGGTATGTATGGGTGCAACATCTTTAATATACTTACAAGCGACTTCCAAAGTAAAAACTGTGCAGTTTTCTTCTTCCTAGCATCATTACTATATAGCCTCAATTTTGAGAGTTCAATATACCAATCACAAAACTCACCCCAAACAAACTCATACAATTTTCTTGCTGCTTCACCTACATCGTAATCTTTAAAATACTCAACTTCCATTTTTATATGTTTATTAAGCCTACTTAAAAACCATCTGTCTTCAATTTCAAGTTCTAAATCTTCTTCTCTTATTTCGTTTGGGTTAAAATCTTCAAGATTCATAAGAACAAATCTCGAAGCATTCCATATCTTGTTAATAAAGTTTCTTGATGCTTTTAGTCTCTCATTAGAAAGGTTAATATCCTGACCACCTAATGTGCTAAGAGAGGCAAGAGTAAATCTTAGAGCATCGGCACCGTATTCTTCTATAAGGTTAAGTGGATCAACGATATTTTTAAGAGATTTACTCATCTTTCTACCTTTTTCATCTCTTACAAGGCCGTGGAGCATAACTACTTTAAATGGTTCTTCTTTCATAAAGTGCATTCCACTCCATATCATTCTTGCAACCCAGAAGAAAAGTATATCGTAGCCAGTAATAAGAAGAGAAGTAGGATAATAGTAATTCAACTCAGGTGTTTTCTTAGGCCAACCCAATGTAGCAAAAGGCCATAGCGCCGAAGAAAACCAAGTGTCAAGAACATCTTCATCTTGGTGTATATTTTTACTTCCACATTTTGGACACTGCTCAGGCTTCGTTTTTGAAACAACAACCTCTCCGCAATCATCACAGTAATATGCAGGGATTCTATGTCCCCACCAAAGTTGCCTTGAAACACACCAATCTCTTATATTATCCAACCAGTTAAAATATACTTTAACCCATTTATCAGGGATAATTTTAACTTTTCCGCTCTCTACAGCCTCTTTAGCTTCTTTAGCAAGGGTTTCCATGGATAAAAACCACTGTTTTGAGACTAAAGGTTCAATAACTGTGCCACAGCGTTGACAATGGCCTACAGAGTGAGTATAATCCTCAATGCGCTCAACTAAAGCATCTTTACTTAAATCTTCTATGATCTTTTCTCTTGCTTCTAATGTTGTTAAACCAAGATAACGCTCAGGAACATTAACCATCCTTGCAACATCGTTTATTACAGTTATAATCTCAAGGTTGTGTCTTTTTCCGATTTCAAAATCCTCTACTGAATGTGCAGGAGTAACTTTTACTGCTCCTGTTCCAAAATTTGGATCACAGGAGGCATCAGCTATAATTGGTATTCTTCTATTGACAAGAGGAAGAATAACAAACTTACCTACATATTTTTTATACCTCTCATCATCTGGGTTTACTGCAACTGCTGTGTCCCCAAGCATCGTCTCTGGTCTTGTAGTTGCAACAATGATGTAACCTCCTCCGTCTTCAAAGGGATACTTTAAATAGTAGAGCTTTGACTGTTCTTCATAGTATTCAACTTCAATATCTGAAAGTGCAGTATGACAATGAGGACACCAATTGATAATTCGTTCACTTCGGTAGAGTAACCCTTCTTCGTAATATTTAACAAACGCTTCAAGAACAGCATCTGCGTATTTGTCGTCAAGAGTAAAACGCAGACGTCTCCAATCGGCAGAGACACCAAGCTTTTTTGATTGCTCAATAATTATATTGCCATATTTTTCTTTCCAACTCCATACCTCTTCTAAGAATTTCTCTCTTCCTAATTCATCCTTTTTTATGCCCCTTGAAAGAAGTTCTTTTTCAACAACAGACTGCGTTGCTATACCTGCATGGTCGATACCTGGTAAAAATAGAGTTTCTAAACCAAACATCCTGTTAAACCTTACAAAGATATCTTGCAAGGTAAAATTTAGTGCATGTCCTATGTGTAATCTTCCTGTAACATTTGGAGGTGGCATTACTATTACAAACTTATCTTTATTGGGATTAATCTCTGAATCAAAATAACCATTTTCTTCCCATGTTTTATATATTTTTTCTTCAACTAATGACGGTGTGTATTCTTTTGACAATTCCATAATTTCACCTTTTTAAAAGTATATTAAGCAGGGTATAATCCCTTTAGACCAGTTTTCTCATCCTTCCTCAATAGGGTTATGTTATGTAATCTCTCTATGAAAATTTCTCCATTGAAGAGTGTGCCATTTATAAGATGACCACCTACCACTGTGTAATCGTGAAGGCCAATTGCAGTATGCACATGGATAACAATATCTCCAACAGAATCTGTAACACTAATACTCCCTTGAAGAGAAATAATCTCACTAAGGCCTTCAAAGGTTTTCTTTACGTATTCTTTTCCATTAAAGTATCCAAGTTCTACGTTTCTAAACATTCCAATGCCCGAAATGGTGGCGCTGTCAATTTTGTAATTTTTGCATACAATTTTGATTGATTCTATAAAGTCTTCACCATCAAACATACGAATTGCTATAGTGCTATTACCTTCTTTAATAATCATAAAATTACCTCCTATACTCAAAAACAGATTTAGTTATACAAAGTATATTATACATTGGATTAATATAAAACAAAATTCACTTTTAAAATTTTAATGAATTGAGTAAAATTTACCTATGAATAAAAAAGATTTGTATTTTTTTGGAATTGCATTCTTTGTAATGGCAGTAGACCAATTAACAAAATTCGTTGTAAGAAAGTTCATACTGATCGGAGAGGAAATTACTTTAATTCCACATGTATTTTCTATTACCTATGTTAAAAATACAGGTGCTCTTTTTGGCTTATTCAAAGATTCAACAACCACAATTGCCATGATAAGCGTAATTGTAATGGGCGGTATTATCATCTTGGAAAAAAGCATCAATTTACCTTTAAAAGAAATTTACCTTGGGCTCATTTTAGGGGGTATTGGAGGTAATTTCATAGATAGAGTGTTTCTAAAATATGTTACTGATTTTCTCTATCTCCACCATTGGCCTGTTTTTAATATCGCCGATGCCTCAATTGATATTGGATTAGCACTATTCATATTCACTTATCTTAAGTATGGAGAATAGATTCAAAGTTGAGGAAGCAGGAAGACTCGACAAGGTTGTTGAGTCAAAATTAGAATACAGCAGAAACTATTTACAAACACTTATTAAAGAAGGTTTTGTTTTTGTAAATGGTAAACAAGTCCTAAAACCGTCTTTTAAAGTTAAACCAAGAGATGAAATCATAATAAAAGAGAAAGAAAAAGAATCTCCTGAAATTACCTACGAGAACAAAGATTTAAAAATAGTTTATGAGGACCAATACCTTGTTATCATTGACAAAGAAGCACACCTTACAGTACATCCCGTCGGAAGTAAAACAAAAGATACACTTGTTAATAGACTTCTATACCATGTTAAAGATTTATCAACAATAGGTGGGACTTCAAGACCTGGGATTGTGCATAGACTCGATAAAGATACCTCTGGACTTATGATTGTCGCAAAGGACAATACAACCCATAAACTTTTAAGTGATATGCTCAAAAATCACGAAATTGAGAAAAAATACATATGTTTAGTAAAAGGTAATTTAAAAGAAAAATGTGGGACGATAAACCTTCCAATTAAAAGAATACCAGGAACAACAAAAATGAAAATTTCTATTTACGGAAGATCTGCAATAACTCATTATAAGTTAATTGAAACCATAGGACCGTATAGTTTACTCTCTGTAAAAATTGAAACAGGAAGAACACATCAAATAAGAGTCCATATGGCGCACATAGGACATCCAATAGTAGGAGATACGTTATACGGTAAAGCCGATAAGAATATAAAAATAGACAGGCAATTTCTCCACTCTTATGAAATTTCATTTAAACATCCTATAATAAATAAAAATATGCGATTTTGTTCGGCGTTGTCAGGAGAACTAAAAGTTGTTTTAGACGATTTGAGGATGAAATGGAAGAAAAAGTAATTGCAACAAACAAAAAGATTTTAAGGGATTTTGAAATCATCGATAAATTAGAAGTAGGTATAGAATTAAAGGGTTTTGAGGTAAAATCTATAAGAGATGGTAAAGTAAGTTTAGATGGTGCATACATCAAGGAAACGAATAATGAGTTCTTTATTTATAAAATGTTCATCCAAATGCCCCCATCTCTTCACGCCAGTACAAGTGAAAAAAGAAGAAGAAAACTACTACTGCACAAAAATGAGATCATACGTTGGAGCACGAAAGTAAAAGAAAAAGGACTTGCAATACTTCCTTTAGATGTTCATACGAATAATAACAGACTTAAACTTACAATTGCGCTTGTTAGAAAGAAGAAACTCTACGGAAATAAGAAAAAAATCGAAGAGAAAATTGCAAAAAGAGAAATGAGGAATATATGATAAAAAAATATTTTATAATTTTATCTATTATAGTGATGCTATTCGAATTTATCATGATAGATTCCTCCTTTGGTTTGCCTTCATACGAACTACTAAAAACAAATACATACGATGTAAACTTTCGAAGTGGACCTTCTACTTCATACTCAATTATTTCAACACTCCCAAAGGATACGTATCTTTTAAAATTAAGTTCAACAAAAGACCAAAATGGCACTCGATGGATTAAGGTTTACGATTTTAACAGGAATAAAACTGGCTATATAGCTTCATATTTATTATCTAACAGTGGCATTACTTTTACTTCAGAAGATGCAAATTTTACTGTTTTAGTGAGTGTAGACTATTTAAATGTAAGAAGTGGTCCAGGAACAGTATTTAACCTTGTTAAAAGAATCCAAAAAGACACAAAATTAAATGTAATTAAAATCATAAAAAGAAACGATGGAGAAGTTTGGTATAAATACGAAGAAAATGGCAGTTATCTTTTTGTTGCATCTTGGTATACAAAAAAGGTGGAAGAGACTACAAAAACACCAGATAACTCACAAACCGATACAAACGAAACTTCTAATACAACAAATGAAACATCCAATACAACAAATCCTACAAAAATCAAAGCAACTGCAACCGATTTTATCAATTTAAGAAGGGGACCTTCAACTGATTATGAGAAATTGGACTTAATAAATAGAGGCGATCAGGTTGAAATTAGAGGATTTGCAAAAAACCACTTAGGAGAACTATGGCCTGAGGTAGTATACAAGGGAAAAACAGGGTATGCAATAAGTGATTATTTTACCTTTGATAAAGACAAAGTTAATCTCGATATTACCCTCATTGGAAATCATTGTAAAACTCTATACTCTACTAATTTAAGAGAAGGCCCAAGCACACAGTACAAAGTTGGATACGTTGTTCCAAAAGATACCGTCCTTTCAATAGTTGGGGTAGCAACTAATAAAGAAAAATGGTTCGAAGTAAAATACAATAGCAAATTCTATTGGCTAAGAGAAGATACAATTACAATTGCAAAAGAAGAGAAGTCTACAATAAGTAGCGTTACATGGCGCATCTCCGAAGTAGGAATTGACATCAAAATAGAAGGAAATGCCCTTAAAGAGCCAACATTTACTCTATCAGAAGACCCAATAAGACTTGTTTTAACCTACAAAAATACAAACCTTCTTACTTCTTCAATGCAAAGCGAAGTGCCAATATTTCCGCTCACAAGATACGCTATAGCTTCTTCAAATGGTTCAACAATCTTAACCTTATACCTTTTAACAAAGACTCCTTACGAATTAGAAAAAGGTCAAACTAACCAAATTTTACATCTTAAATTACCAAAAGTTAACGAAGAAATCCTTGAAATTAGTGGAAGGATTGTATTTACAAGGGTAAATGCAGTAGATAATGAACTCTACATTAACTTAGAAGATCTTTTAAACGGCTTTAATTTGAAAATGACTGGCTCTTCTATAAACTTCTATGGAAAGACAATTAATTTTAATGACTCAGTTTTAAAAGCAATCGATAACGAAAACTATATCGCTTTATCAAAAATAAGTGATGTATTACCTGTCTCTGTAACAAAAATACAAAACAAAATATTCATAGATCCAAATCTTGAATCCATTGAGAAAAAGGACAAATCAATTATCCTTACATTCTCTTTCCCAACCAATATAACAAAAACAGAAATAAACGGTAAAGAATTTTACATTTTTAATGCAGAAACAATTGATAAAATCGAGTATAGTCATTCCCATAGATCCTCTTCTACACCACCTAAAATCTTTGTGCAAGCCGATAACTATTCAATTGAAGTAAAAGATAATATTGTTAAACTTTCAGTAGCTTATAACACTAATCTTTCACTTTCAAATAAAATTATCGTGATTGATCCGGGACACGGCAGTTATTCAGGTCAATACCTCGATGTAGGTGCAATAGGTTACTCTGGTTCAAAAGAAGCCTACATTGTCCTTGATGTTGCTTTAAAATTAAAAGAACTCCTTGAAAAACATGGAGCAAAGGTAATTTTAACACATACCACAGTAGATGATCTGAACAACCCAAATTTACAGGGTAGAGTTGCAATTGCAAATACATCTTCAGGAGATTTATTCATCTCAATTCATCTTAATTCTTCAACAAATAAAGATGCAAAAGGGACAGAAACTTACTATTGGTATGAAACATCAAAAGCCTTTGCTCAAGTAATACAAAATGCTCTTGTAAGTAAATTAAACACAATAGATAGAGGTATTAAAAAGAGTCCCCTCTATGTAGTGAAAAACGTTACCACAATGCCTGCAATATTAACTGAGATTGGTTTTATTTCAAATCCGCAGGAAGAAAGCCTTTTAAAAGACCCTACTTTCCAAAACAAGGTAGCGGAAGCACTTCTTGAAGGAATAGAAAGGTTTTTCAATGTTCAACCATAGACCTATTGGCATTTTTGATTCTGGTGTAGGTGGATTGAGTGTTGTAAGGGTGCTTAAAAAATACTTTAAAGAAGAAGATATAATTTATGTGGGGGATTTAAAACACTTTCCTTATGGCACAAAAACTGAAGAAGAAGTAAAAGAGCGCGCAAAAGCCATCACCAAATTTTTACTAAATAAGGAAGTTAAACTTATTATTGTTGCTTGCAATACTGTCTCATCAATTGCAATAGACGACCTTACAGAGTTAGCAAAACCGATAAAAGTTATTGGAATGATACAGGCTGGAGCAAGATATGCAGTAAATACTACCAAAAACAAAAAAGTAGGTGTAATTTCAACACCATTAACAGCAAAAAAACATGCATATAAAAAAGAAATTGAAAGGATTGATAAAAGTATCGAAGTTTTTGAAGTTGGATCTCAAGAACTTGTAAACTTAGTTGAAGACGGCATAAGTTATAATGATTATGCCTGCACCCTTGCAAAAGAAAAATTAGAGCCTATACTTAGAACCTCAGTTGATACACTTGTCCTTGGATGCACACATTTTCCTTTCCTTTACAAAGTAGTAAAAAACGTTGTAGGAGATGGCATTGAAGTTATTGACCCCGCAGACTATGTAATATACGAAACTCAAAAATACTTAGAAGAAGTAGGAAAAAATAACAAAATAGGAGAAATAACCTACTACACAACATTTGACAAAACTTCATTTGAGAAAAAAATTTCAATTTTCCTAGAAGAAAGTATTGCCTCTGTTTTTGAAGTTGACATCTAATAACTTAAATTCCAATTGCAAAAAGATATTACTCTAATCACAATTCAAGTCTTGAGATGGCATCAAGTGTAAGAGCGGAAACTTCGTCTTTTAATGTGTAATGAAAATAACCTGCTAATCCAATCATTGAAGCATTATCTGTTGAAAGTTGTTTTGGCGGAAAATATACTTCAATTGGTGATTTACTTAAAAAAGTCTCTC of the Caldisericaceae bacterium genome contains:
- a CDS encoding valine--tRNA ligase — translated: MELSKEYTPSLVEEKIYKTWEENGYFDSEINPNKDKFVIVMPPPNVTGRLHIGHALNFTLQDIFVRFNRMFGLETLFLPGIDHAGIATQSVVEKELLSRGIKKDELGREKFLEEVWSWKEKYGNIIIEQSKKLGVSADWRRLRFTLDDKYADAVLEAFVKYYEEGLLYRSERIINWCPHCHTALSDIEVEYYEEQSKLYYLKYPFEDGGGYIIVATTRPETMLGDTAVAVNPDDERYKKYVGKFVILPLVNRRIPIIADASCDPNFGTGAVKVTPAHSVEDFEIGKRHNLEIITVINDVARMVNVPERYLGLTTLEAREKIIEDLSKDALVERIEDYTHSVGHCQRCGTVIEPLVSKQWFLSMETLAKEAKEAVESGKVKIIPDKWVKVYFNWLDNIRDWCVSRQLWWGHRIPAYYCDDCGEVVVSKTKPEQCPKCGSKNIHQDEDVLDTWFSSALWPFATLGWPKKTPELNYYYPTSLLITGYDILFFWVARMIWSGMHFMKEEPFKVVMLHGLVRDEKGRKMSKSLKNIVDPLNLIEEYGADALRFTLASLSTLGGQDINLSNERLKASRNFINKIWNASRFVLMNLEDFNPNEIREEDLELEIEDRWFLSRLNKHIKMEVEYFKDYDVGEAARKLYEFVWGEFCDWYIELSKLRLYSNDARKKKTAQFLLWKSLVSILKMLHPYIPFVTEEIYSYIPNVDKPLIKAPFSQVEDSYINDEIERKADFIFQVIKGIRSIKAELGLPLVTELNVSYSSLSEDEKTLIEQEKDKIMKIAKVKNMTFVEEKPERALRSVILGTTIFVELPFEFDLEKEKEKFIKKLEGVDKELKAINSRLLNPSYLEKASKDVIEKDKRLALELEKTKLVLLNHIEDLGGK
- a CDS encoding DUF296 domain-containing protein — encoded protein: MIIKEGNSTIAIRMFDGEDFIESIKIVCKNYKIDSATISGIGMFRNVELGYFNGKEYVKKTFEGLSEIISLQGSISVTDSVGDIVIHVHTAIGLHDYTVVGGHLINGTLFNGEIFIERLHNITLLRKDEKTGLKGLYPA
- the lspA gene encoding signal peptidase II — protein: MNKKDLYFFGIAFFVMAVDQLTKFVVRKFILIGEEITLIPHVFSITYVKNTGALFGLFKDSTTTIAMISVIVMGGIIILEKSINLPLKEIYLGLILGGIGGNFIDRVFLKYVTDFLYLHHWPVFNIADASIDIGLALFIFTYLKYGE
- a CDS encoding RluA family pseudouridine synthase, producing the protein MENRFKVEEAGRLDKVVESKLEYSRNYLQTLIKEGFVFVNGKQVLKPSFKVKPRDEIIIKEKEKESPEITYENKDLKIVYEDQYLVIIDKEAHLTVHPVGSKTKDTLVNRLLYHVKDLSTIGGTSRPGIVHRLDKDTSGLMIVAKDNTTHKLLSDMLKNHEIEKKYICLVKGNLKEKCGTINLPIKRIPGTTKMKISIYGRSAITHYKLIETIGPYSLLSVKIETGRTHQIRVHMAHIGHPIVGDTLYGKADKNIKIDRQFLHSYEISFKHPIINKNMRFCSALSGELKVVLDDLRMKWKKK
- the smpB gene encoding SsrA-binding protein, whose product is MEEKVIATNKKILRDFEIIDKLEVGIELKGFEVKSIRDGKVSLDGAYIKETNNEFFIYKMFIQMPPSLHASTSEKRRRKLLLHKNEIIRWSTKVKEKGLAILPLDVHTNNNRLKLTIALVRKKKLYGNKKKIEEKIAKREMRNI
- a CDS encoding N-acetylmuramoyl-L-alanine amidase, which encodes MIKKYFIILSIIVMLFEFIMIDSSFGLPSYELLKTNTYDVNFRSGPSTSYSIISTLPKDTYLLKLSSTKDQNGTRWIKVYDFNRNKTGYIASYLLSNSGITFTSEDANFTVLVSVDYLNVRSGPGTVFNLVKRIQKDTKLNVIKIIKRNDGEVWYKYEENGSYLFVASWYTKKVEETTKTPDNSQTDTNETSNTTNETSNTTNPTKIKATATDFINLRRGPSTDYEKLDLINRGDQVEIRGFAKNHLGELWPEVVYKGKTGYAISDYFTFDKDKVNLDITLIGNHCKTLYSTNLREGPSTQYKVGYVVPKDTVLSIVGVATNKEKWFEVKYNSKFYWLREDTITIAKEEKSTISSVTWRISEVGIDIKIEGNALKEPTFTLSEDPIRLVLTYKNTNLLTSSMQSEVPIFPLTRYAIASSNGSTILTLYLLTKTPYELEKGQTNQILHLKLPKVNEEILEISGRIVFTRVNAVDNELYINLEDLLNGFNLKMTGSSINFYGKTINFNDSVLKAIDNENYIALSKISDVLPVSVTKIQNKIFIDPNLESIEKKDKSIILTFSFPTNITKTEINGKEFYIFNAETIDKIEYSHSHRSSSTPPKIFVQADNYSIEVKDNIVKLSVAYNTNLSLSNKIIVIDPGHGSYSGQYLDVGAIGYSGSKEAYIVLDVALKLKELLEKHGAKVILTHTTVDDLNNPNLQGRVAIANTSSGDLFISIHLNSSTNKDAKGTETYYWYETSKAFAQVIQNALVSKLNTIDRGIKKSPLYVVKNVTTMPAILTEIGFISNPQEESLLKDPTFQNKVAEALLEGIERFFNVQP
- the murI gene encoding glutamate racemase, which produces MFNHRPIGIFDSGVGGLSVVRVLKKYFKEEDIIYVGDLKHFPYGTKTEEEVKERAKAITKFLLNKEVKLIIVACNTVSSIAIDDLTELAKPIKVIGMIQAGARYAVNTTKNKKVGVISTPLTAKKHAYKKEIERIDKSIEVFEVGSQELVNLVEDGISYNDYACTLAKEKLEPILRTSVDTLVLGCTHFPFLYKVVKNVVGDGIEVIDPADYVIYETQKYLEEVGKNNKIGEITYYTTFDKTSFEKKISIFLEESIASVFEVDI